The region TTTCAAATCTTCATGACTGAAGATCAATTTATTTTCCTGATAAACAGAATGGATCTCTGAAATTCCCAGTTCAAATAATTGTTTTTCCGAAATCCGGTCATGATTTCCTTTTACTAAAATGACTTTTAAAGCCGGAAACTGAAGTTTCCAGTTTTTGTAGATTTCGAATTCCGAATTTTTTCCGGCGTGAAGAAAATCACCCACTATAATTATTTTTTCAGGACTGAAATGATCAATTAAACTTGATAATCTTTTTAAATCTTCCAATATAATATCCGAAGGTAAAGGAATGCCGTTTTTTCTGAAATGAGCTGTTTTTCCCAAATGTAAATCAGACAAAATCAATGCAGAAGCTTCTTTCCAAAATAAAGCTCTTTGATTCGTTAAAATAAAATTTTCTTCTTTAATAGAAATAAGCTTTTCTATAACCTTCATTTTCTTCTGTTTTTCTTTTTCAAATTGGCTTCCTGCATCTTATGAATTCTTGATGCTAAATCTTCACTGGATAAAGATTGTCTTAGACTGTCTACTTTTATAGGAAAGCTCAGAGGCGTAAATCGGTCGGAATGAATATAAATAATTTTACTCTGATGAATTCTCTCAAAAGCAGCAGTCAGTCTTACTTCTTCCAATTGCTGATTAAAGACTTCGGTATAGGCTTGGCGAAGTAATAAATTTTCAGGATCATAATCTTCTAAAACCGAAAAAATTATCCCTGAAGAAGATTGCAATGATTTGTTGTTTACCTGTCTTCCCGGCATTGTCTGAATAACCATTCCGGAAATTACGGCAATATCGCGAAATTTTCGTTTTGCCATCTCCGTTGAATTAACACTGCTGATCACATCCTGCATCAGGTTTTGCTTGGACAGGATCTGATGAAGTTCATCTTCAGACAGCTTAATTTCTTTATCAGAAAATAGCTCAAAACCATAATCATTCATCGCCATTGAAAAGCTGATAGGATATAATTTTGAAATTCTGTAGGCAATTAAAGCAGCCATTACTTCATGTACCAAGCGACCTTCAAAAGGATAAAAAAATAAATGATTGCCTTCCCGGGTTTTGATCTGTTCCACCAAAAATTCATTCTCTTTCGGAATATGTGAATTTTCATTTTGATTAACCAATAAAGGGTTTAGAAACTTCAGCTCCTTCTCTTTAGAATGAGGAGTTAAAGATTCTGCTAATTTTTTTCTTAAAAAGAAACTAAGGTTGGAAGAAAGCGGTAATCTTCCGCCTAACCAGCTTGGTGTAATGGCTTTACCACTTGATAATCTTACATATACTGTCATTTCTTTCAGCATTGCATATTCTAAAATTCTACCTGCCAAGACAAATTTATCACCTTTATGGAGTTTTGAAATAAAATACTCTTCAATCATTCCAATATAACCACCCGACAGAAATTTTACTCTCAACATCGAATCACTGACAATAACGCCTATATTCATGCGGTGAAGCATGGCAATTTTTCTTTTTTCAACAACCAGTTTTCCATCTTTTTCCTGAACAACTTTATGGAATTCCTCATAGTTTTTTCCTGTTTTTCCACCTTGCGTAATGAAATAGATACACCATTGCCATTCTTCCTCTGTAAGCTCAGAAAAAGCATAAGTACTTTTAATGACTGGGAATAGTTCATCAGCATAAAATCCGCCTCCCAAAGCCAACGTAACAAGAAACTGCACCAATACATCATAAGCTAAAATGAAAGGCTCCCGTTTTTCGATCACCTTATTTTTTACCGCTTCTTTTAACGCCGAAACTTCGATAAGTTCTAAAGAATGGGTAGGAACAAAATAAATAGTAGAGGTTTCAAATGGTGAATGTCCGCTTCGTCCTGCACGCTGCATGAAACGGGCGACTCCTTTACTGGAACCAATTTGAATCACGGTATCAACAGGTTTAAAATCCACACCAAGATCCAAAGATGAGGTAGAAACAACAGCTTTTAATGCCCCGGAATTAAGATTTTCTTCTACCCACTGTCGTAAAGGCGCTTCAATAGAACTGTGATGAAGTGCAATTTGTCCTGCAAAATCTGGGTATGCTTCCAACAATAACTGATACCATATTTCAGCCTGGCTTCGTGTATTGGTAAAAACCAGTGTTGATTTTGATTTAAGAATAACCGGAACGACTTCCTGTACCAATTTTCCACCCAAATGTCCTGCCCAAGGTAAGATTTCAACTTCAGGAGGATATATGGATAGAATATCAATTTTCTTTTGTTCTTTGGCGACTATTTTTGTCCTTTTTTTAGCATCAGGAATGAGAACTTCTAAAGCTTCCTCAAGATTTCCGATGGTTGCCGTAATGCCCCAAATTTTGATTTTGGGATTTCTATATTTTAGAACAGTCACTGCCAGTTCTACCATTACACCGCGTTTGGTGCTCAACAGTTCATGCCATTCGTCAACTGCGATACATTTTACATTTTTAAAAAAACGCTGATTGTCTTTTTGAGCCATTAAGAGATGCAGACTTTCAGGAGTGACAAGTAGGATATCCGGCATGGTTTTGCTTTGCCGTTGCTTTTGTTTGGCATCAGTATCTCCATTCCTTACTTCCACGGTCCAATCGAGTCCTATTTCGTCAATGGCTTCCTGCATGGCTCTTGCCAAATCTTTGGCTAAGGAACGAAGGGGAGTAATCCAAAGGAGCTTCAATCCTGTTTTGTAGTGTTCAGGCTGATTAAAAAAGTCAATGAGAACTGCGATAAAAACTGAATACGTTTTTCCAAAACCTGTAGGAGCAACCACCATTCCAGAATAGCCATTGGAAAAGCGTTGCCACGTCTCTTTCTGAAAAGAAAAAGGCGACATTCCTTTATCATTCAGCCATGTTTGAATGAGCTGGAAACCTTCGGATTGCTCAAATTTTAATGTCACGTAATGAGTTTTTTGATGTCTTCAATATCATCTATTTCATCTGCTTTTTTATCTTTTCGCCATCGTAAAATTCTGGGAAAGCGTAACGCAACACCAGATTTATGACGACTGCTGTATCCAATACCTTCAAAAGCCAGTTCAAAAACCAATTCTGGTTTTACGGTTCGTACCGGGCCAAATTTTTCCAGCACATTTTTAGCTATAAATTTGCTGACTTCCTGAATTTCTTTATCTGTTAAACCCGAGTAAGCTTTGGCAATAGTAACCAGCTTTCCTTCTTTTTTCACGGCAAAAGTATAATCTGTATAATAAGCGCTTCGTCTTCCGCTGCCTTTCTGAGCATAGATAAGAACCGCGTCAATGGTTAACGGATCTATTTTCCATTTCCACCAGTCTCCTTTTTTTCTACCGGTGTGATAGGGTGAATGATGGTTTTTCAGCATTAAACCTTCGCTATTGATTTCACGGGATTTTTCCCGGATCTGGGGAAGCTCATTCCACTTTTCGTAAGAGATGATCGGGGAAAGAATAATTTTTTCGGAAGGATTGTTTTGTAAAAGTTCTTCCAATTTTTTTCTTCTTTCCATGAGTGGTTTATCACGGTAATCTTCACCTTCAAATTCCAATAGATCATAAGCAAAAACAACAATAGGAATTTCTTCTAACATTTTTTTTGTTAAAGATTTTCTGTTTAATCTTTTTTGAAGCTCATTAAAATTGAGAACGGTATTGTCTTTAAATGCCAGAATCTCACCGTCCAATACAAAATTTCCTTTCCAGGTGGAAAGTTCTTCTTCAATTTCGGGAAACTGTGGGGTTACTAATTCTTCACCACGGGACCAGATAAAAATTTCACTATTCCTTTTAATGAGTTGCCCACGAATGCCATCCCATTTATATTCTATCTGCCAATCTTTGACTGATCCTAAATCATCCAGATTTTTTTCCAATGAATAAGCAAGACAAAAAGGGTAGGGTTTAGACAAATTGGTATTCGTATATTCACCTTTGATTAAGGCATCAAAATCCATTTCCAAAGGATTCCAGTCGCCCATAATGCTGTGTGCCACCGCAGTAGCTTCTAGTTGATAATGTTTTGCTATCGTATTGATTAAGGTTTTAGATGATACCCCAATTCTAAAACTTCCACCCAGTAATTTATTAAAAATGAAACGTTCCACTGCATCAAGGCTTTTCCAGGAATCTAAGACAAATTGTTTTTTTTGCTCTTCAGAACAGCCTTTCAATGCTATAATTTTACTCATCCATTCAGATAGTGATCGTTCTTCCGTATATTGAGGTTCAGGAAGTAACAGAGAAATGGTTTCGCCGAGATCTCCTACGGAAGAATAGCTTTCCACAAAAAGCCATTCAGGAATATGGGCAGCTTCCATCACCCATTGCTTCATAAAGGAAGAATTAACATTCCGTTTGGGTTTTTTACCTGTAAATAAGGCGAGAAACCACATTTTATCTTGTGAAGGAGCCTCTTCAAGAAACGTCAAAATAGCTTCCTGCTTCAAAGAAGTTTTGTTGGTGCTGTCAAGTGCATTAATTAAATTGGCAAAATCTTTCATTCCGGCTCAAATTCTGTAGTTTCTTCGTCATTTCCATATTCGGTTTTTACTTCGTCAGCGGAAATTCCTATTTCATTTAAATATTTTGAGAAAACAGCAGTCTGTCCGTGTGTGATATGTACTTTTTCAGCTTCTGTAGCTTTAATAGCCGAAATTAAACCCTGCCAGTCTGCATGATCGCTTATCGCAAAACCTGCATCTGCACTTCTCCAGCGTCTTGCTCCGCGCATCTGCATCCAGCCCGAGCAAATAGCATATGCTAAATTCGGAATTTTCTTCATAGCAGGATTATCAATAAGAGCAGGCGGGAGAATCACAATCTTGCCGTCAAGATGTTTTTTATCTTCACGCAGATCTATGGTTTTGTAATCAGGTAATTGTACACCAACACTTTCATAGGCTTCGTTGAGTTTGGCAATCGAGTAATGAACATTCAGCTCATCCAAACCTTCCAACGCCTTCATAATTCTTTGTGATTTACCTAATGAGTAACCTATGAATACGGAAGTTTTGCCATTGGCTTTATTTTGTTGTACCCAATTTCTCATCTGCTGTTCCTGGGCTTCCACAGAAAGCCAGTTGTAGACTGGAAGTCCGAAAGTGCTTTCAGAAACAAATTCGTTGCATCTTACGGATTCAAAGGGAGTGGAAATTCCATCGTCCTGAATTTTATAATCTCCTGAAACTACAGAAACATAGCCTTTATACTCCATACGGATTTGGGCAGACCCAATGATGTGTCCTGCAGGATGCAGAGAAACTTTTACACCATTAATATTCACTATTTCACCATATTCTACACTTTGGCATTCAATTTCTTTTCCGATCCGGGAATGCAGAATAGGCTTGGTGAAATGATGACACAGGTATTTTTTCATTCCGCTTCGGGCGTGGTCTGCATGTCCATGAGTGATTACTGCCAAGTCTACAGGCCGCCACGGATCAATATAAAATTTTCCCGGAATACAATAAATACCTTTGGGTGTAAATTTGAGGAGCATTAAACGTTTTTTATGATTTATAAATAGAAAATCAGACTTCTAATTTCCCTTCTATGCCACCATCTTCAATAGATTTTCCTGTAATGGCAGCAAAAATCATTTTAGACATGGCTATCAGTTTATTTTCTTTGGTTTGATAATAATATCCGTCATCTGGAGCAACTTTTATGACACTAATAGATGGGTCATCTTTTCCGTCGAACCATGCATTGGCAAAATTGGTCCAGTATTTTTCAATCAGTGCTTTATCTTGTGAAATAGTAGCTTTTCCTTTAATGAACATATATTCATATTTTGAATTATTCATAAAGTAAAGTTCTACCTCTGAATCTGATGTGATTTCATGATTCTTGTCGCTGTTGACATCACTCAAAAACCAGAGATTTCCTTCAGTATCTA is a window of Candidatus Chryseobacterium colombiense DNA encoding:
- a CDS encoding ligase-associated DNA damage response DEXH box helicase, which codes for MTLKFEQSEGFQLIQTWLNDKGMSPFSFQKETWQRFSNGYSGMVVAPTGFGKTYSVFIAVLIDFFNQPEHYKTGLKLLWITPLRSLAKDLARAMQEAIDEIGLDWTVEVRNGDTDAKQKQRQSKTMPDILLVTPESLHLLMAQKDNQRFFKNVKCIAVDEWHELLSTKRGVMVELAVTVLKYRNPKIKIWGITATIGNLEEALEVLIPDAKKRTKIVAKEQKKIDILSIYPPEVEILPWAGHLGGKLVQEVVPVILKSKSTLVFTNTRSQAEIWYQLLLEAYPDFAGQIALHHSSIEAPLRQWVEENLNSGALKAVVSTSSLDLGVDFKPVDTVIQIGSSKGVARFMQRAGRSGHSPFETSTIYFVPTHSLELIEVSALKEAVKNKVIEKREPFILAYDVLVQFLVTLALGGGFYADELFPVIKSTYAFSELTEEEWQWCIYFITQGGKTGKNYEEFHKVVQEKDGKLVVEKRKIAMLHRMNIGVIVSDSMLRVKFLSGGYIGMIEEYFISKLHKGDKFVLAGRILEYAMLKEMTVYVRLSSGKAITPSWLGGRLPLSSNLSFFLRKKLAESLTPHSKEKELKFLNPLLVNQNENSHIPKENEFLVEQIKTREGNHLFFYPFEGRLVHEVMAALIAYRISKLYPISFSMAMNDYGFELFSDKEIKLSEDELHQILSKQNLMQDVISSVNSTEMAKRKFRDIAVISGMVIQTMPGRQVNNKSLQSSSGIIFSVLEDYDPENLLLRQAYTEVFNQQLEEVRLTAAFERIHQSKIIYIHSDRFTPLSFPIKVDSLRQSLSSEDLASRIHKMQEANLKKKNRRK
- a CDS encoding pyridoxamine 5'-phosphate oxidase family protein, which codes for MSNAISPHENLSGSAAIEKIKNITESTKTCFFSTRVNADTQSRPMALQEVDTEGNLWFLSDVNSDKNHEITSDSEVELYFMNNSKYEYMFIKGKATISQDKALIEKYWTNFANAWFDGKDDPSISVIKVAPDDGYYYQTKENKLIAMSKMIFAAITGKSIEDGGIEGKLEV
- a CDS encoding ATP-dependent DNA ligase: MKDFANLINALDSTNKTSLKQEAILTFLEEAPSQDKMWFLALFTGKKPKRNVNSSFMKQWVMEAAHIPEWLFVESYSSVGDLGETISLLLPEPQYTEERSLSEWMSKIIALKGCSEEQKKQFVLDSWKSLDAVERFIFNKLLGGSFRIGVSSKTLINTIAKHYQLEATAVAHSIMGDWNPLEMDFDALIKGEYTNTNLSKPYPFCLAYSLEKNLDDLGSVKDWQIEYKWDGIRGQLIKRNSEIFIWSRGEELVTPQFPEIEEELSTWKGNFVLDGEILAFKDNTVLNFNELQKRLNRKSLTKKMLEEIPIVVFAYDLLEFEGEDYRDKPLMERRKKLEELLQNNPSEKIILSPIISYEKWNELPQIREKSREINSEGLMLKNHHSPYHTGRKKGDWWKWKIDPLTIDAVLIYAQKGSGRRSAYYTDYTFAVKKEGKLVTIAKAYSGLTDKEIQEVSKFIAKNVLEKFGPVRTVKPELVFELAFEGIGYSSRHKSGVALRFPRILRWRKDKKADEIDDIEDIKKLIT
- the pdeM gene encoding ligase-associated DNA damage response endonuclease PdeM, which produces MKVIEKLISIKEENFILTNQRALFWKEASALILSDLHLGKTAHFRKNGIPLPSDIILEDLKRLSSLIDHFSPEKIIIVGDFLHAGKNSEFEIYKNWKLQFPALKVILVKGNHDRISEKQLFELGISEIHSVYQENKLIFSHEDLKNENQFVISGHLHPGVVLQSSTRKLKFPCYIVTEHQLILPAFSTFTGLDTNNYFPEAQKYIFTQDSIHLIQ
- a CDS encoding ligase-associated DNA damage response exonuclease, whose product is MLLKFTPKGIYCIPGKFYIDPWRPVDLAVITHGHADHARSGMKKYLCHHFTKPILHSRIGKEIECQSVEYGEIVNINGVKVSLHPAGHIIGSAQIRMEYKGYVSVVSGDYKIQDDGISTPFESVRCNEFVSESTFGLPVYNWLSVEAQEQQMRNWVQQNKANGKTSVFIGYSLGKSQRIMKALEGLDELNVHYSIAKLNEAYESVGVQLPDYKTIDLREDKKHLDGKIVILPPALIDNPAMKKIPNLAYAICSGWMQMRGARRWRSADAGFAISDHADWQGLISAIKATEAEKVHITHGQTAVFSKYLNEIGISADEVKTEYGNDEETTEFEPE